Proteins encoded within one genomic window of Nitrospina gracilis 3/211:
- a CDS encoding alpha/beta hydrolase — protein sequence MTSIFDTPQFNQNLFFPRPDHGTGPAGAEDLFIPVEGEIKVHVRRHPNPEARFSLLFFHGNGEIAADYDALAQAYHQLGADFVVCDYRGYGKSGGYPTLRGALTDAHAVYKALKEGGHLLPGVCVMGRSLGSAPAIELCASYPEIKACVIESGYADPIPLVERRGLKIDATTPDEDAVFNNSKKIERVKCPLLIMHGEDDVLIYPHEAKLNYQQAGSEDKALQILPGVGHNDILMAPDYGYFRCLLRFFEQVV from the coding sequence ATGACTTCCATTTTTGACACTCCACAATTCAACCAGAATCTGTTTTTCCCCCGGCCCGATCATGGGACTGGTCCCGCCGGAGCGGAGGACCTGTTCATCCCGGTGGAGGGAGAAATCAAGGTCCACGTTCGCCGCCATCCCAACCCGGAAGCCCGCTTCAGCCTGTTGTTTTTCCACGGTAATGGGGAGATCGCCGCCGACTACGATGCCCTGGCGCAGGCCTATCACCAGTTGGGCGCGGATTTCGTCGTCTGCGACTACAGGGGCTACGGCAAAAGCGGCGGTTACCCCACCCTGCGGGGAGCGCTGACGGACGCGCATGCTGTTTACAAGGCGTTGAAAGAGGGTGGGCATCTTTTGCCCGGGGTCTGCGTGATGGGACGCTCACTGGGAAGCGCCCCGGCCATCGAACTGTGTGCTTCTTATCCGGAGATCAAGGCTTGCGTCATCGAGAGCGGCTATGCCGATCCCATTCCTCTGGTGGAGCGGCGCGGACTCAAAATCGACGCCACCACGCCGGACGAGGACGCGGTGTTCAACAACAGCAAAAAGATAGAGCGGGTGAAATGCCCACTCCTCATCATGCACGGCGAGGACGATGTGCTGATCTATCCCCACGAGGCGAAGTTGAACTACCAGCAGGCGGGGTCGGAGGACAAGGCTCTCCAGATATTGCCCGGAGTGGGGCACAACGACATCCTGATGGCCCCGGATTACGGCTACTTCCGGTGCCTCCTGAGATTTTTCGAACAGGTGGTTTGA